The nucleotide window ATCGTCGATTTCTTCAAAATGCCTTCGTTGTCGGACGATCCGTTTTGGCGTCGAGTCGAGTTTTGCGGCCAAGAGGCCATCGACGAGGCATTGGCAGAAGGCCGTGGATTGTTGTTTGTAACCGGGCATTTTGGCGCATGGGAGATTATGGGTTCGGCCATGGCCCGTCTGGGCTATGACTTTAGCGTCGTGGCGCGCGATACAAACGACGAAGAGACGACCGACTTGGTCAATCAGACGCGGGAGAAAGCGGGCATGTCGGTACACGCTCGCGGCAATGCGGCGCGATTCATCTTGAGCAAGCTCAAGGCCAACAAGGTGATCGGTATTGTTCCCGATCAGAACGCAGGAGATGCGTTTATCACTTTCTTTGGACATCCTGTAGGTACAGTGGTGGGTCCCGCTGTAATGTCGTTGCGAACCGGCGCGGCTATTGTAACGGCGTTTGCAATCCGCAAGCCCGACGGATCGATCAGAGTGGAGGCTGAGCGGATGGTTTTGGGAGCAGACGAACGGGCGATCATGCAGTCGATTCACGACGCGATTGAGAGGTATGCGCGAGCATACCCGGACCAATATTTGTGGATTCACGATCGGTGGAAGTCGGCGCGACAGGCTGGGATGCTGGGTTAATAGGGGGCTACAAATGAAAGAAGGCCAGTCCCTGGCCTTCATAAAGCTGCGGATTTTCCTTTGGATCCTCCCCAGCAGCGCGCCATCCTTAGCGTTGACGACACTATACCCTATGGGATTTCGGTTTGTCAACCCCTACGGGTAGCGTCGATAGTCGGACGTATTGGGTCATGGCGCGGTTACAGTCGGTATACTCCGGCAGATATGGCAAACCGACTGTCAGACGAGAAAAGCCCTTACCTCTTGCAACACGCGCACAACCCGATCGACTGGATGCCGTGGGGCGATGAGGCGTTTGAGAAAGCCCGCGCAGAGCGGAAGCCGATCTTTCTGTCCGTCGGCTATGCGGCCTGCCATTGGTGCCATGTGATGGAGCGCGAATCGTTTGAAAGCGAAGAGATTGCGCGGATATTGAACGAGCGATTTGTGTCGATCAAGGTCGATCGCGAGGAGCGGCCCGACGTTGACGAGGTTTATATGACCGCGGTGCAACTCATCACAAGGCGAGGCGGATGGCCGATGTCGGTGTTTTTGATGCCGGACGGCGATCCGTTCTATGCGGGCACCTACTTTCCGCCGGACGTTTTCAAGACTGTGCTGACGAACGTGGTGGCCGCCTTTGATCGGGACTACTTGGCGCTGAAGAAAGAAGCAAGCGCAGTGGCCGAGGCTGTGCGCTCTGCGCTCAACTTTAAGGCTTCGGAAGTCAAAGGCGAGCCGGACATTCGTGTTTTGGCGAACTATTTGGAGCAGACTCAGCGAACTTTTGATTGGGAGCACGGAGGGTTTGGCGGCGCGCCCAAGTTTCCTCCTGGCATGGCGCTGCCCCTGCTCTTGTGGGTCGCGCAGTCATCCGAACAGCCGGTCGCGCTACAAATGGCGCTGAAGACGCTTCGCGAGATGGCTCTGGGCGGATTTCACGATCTGGTCGGAGGCGGGTTTCATCGGTACTCGACCGACCGGGGTTGGTTTGTGCCTCATTTTGAGAAGATGCTGACCGACAATGCGCTTTTGATTCGAGCCTATGCGGAGGCTTGGTCGATAACGGGCGAGCCTGTCTTTCGCCTTGTTGCAGAGGCTGCGGCCGATTGGGCTTTGCGGGAGATGCGCTTGAGAGAGGGCGCGTTCGCCTGTTCGATCGACGCGGACAGCGAGGGCGAAGAGGGTCGGTTTTATACTTGGACGGTGGATGAAATTCGCGAGGTCTTGCCCGACGATAGCGCGATTCCGTTCTGCAAGGCGTTTGGCGCTTTGAAGGAGGGAAATTATCTGGAAGAGGCGACTGGCGAAGCGACCGGGCGCAATATCCTGAGGGCTGAGAGTTTTGAGGCGCTGCCGTCCTTCATGTCGGAACGAAGGGCTTTATTGGAGGCTCGGGATAGAAGGCCGCGGCCTTTGTTGGACGATAAAGCGCTGACCGGCTGGAACGGTTTGATGATCGGCGCATTGGCCTATGCGGGCGGGGCGTTCGACCGTACTGATTACATCGATGCGGCCCAGTTGGCTGCCGACTTTGTCTGGCAGACTATGAAGGTTGAGAACGGCTTGCTTCGCCGTTATCGGGATGGCGAGGCGGGGATTTCGGCGTTCCTGGAAGATTACGCGCTGTTTGGCGGCGGACTGGTGGCATTGGCGGCAGTTACGAAGGATTTGGACTATCTGCGTCGTGCTGAGACATTGGCCGATGAGATGATCGAACAGTTTGCCGATACCGAACATGGCGGTTTTTTCAATGCCGGATCGGCGAACGAGACTTTGATCGCACGTTCCAAGGCGGCTCACGATTCGGCTTTGCCTTGCGGCAACGGAGCGGCGACGATGTTCTTGGCGCATCTGGCGCTGGTTACCGACGAGCCGCGCTATCGTCAGCTGGCATTGGAAGCGGCGGGGTCGGTCTGGAATCTGATCCTAGCGTCTCCGCAGGGAAGCGAAAGCCTGTTGTATGCGCTGGCGATGTTGCAGCAAGGAGGGGTGGAGATTCAGGAGGCTGTGCCCGTGCCCCAACTGGAAGGCGGCGTCATCGCGCCAAACGTGCGATTGGAACCGGACGCAATCGTGTTGGAGCTTCTGATCTCAGAAGGATGGCGGGTTTATGCGCCGGGACATGCGCCGCCTAACATGACGCCGTTGCAGGCGACCTTCTCGACCGATTTGCCGTTGGAGTTGCAGCCAGCGGTCATGCCGCTGGCCCAGCGCGAGGGGGATTTCGCGGTCTATAAGGGCGAGTTGGCCATACGCGCGCCCTTTGCCGTTGCGACGGATGCTAATGTCGGCGAAGGCCGCATTCTGATCGAATTGACCTACCAAGCCTGTAGCGATAACGCCTGCCTTGCACCGTTGACGCTAAACTTGGTGACAAGGGTTGCGATTGGAGAGTAGCGCTCCTCACATCTTATGGATACAGTGCCCGGCGGCGTCGTGGAAGGCTTCCATCAGCGCTTCGGTCAGCGTCGGGTGCGGGTGGATCGTCTCGGCCAGATCGTCCAAAGTCGCCTCTAACTTGATGGCCAACACCGCCTCCTGAAGCAGGTCGCTAGCGTGAGGGCCGCAGATGTGCGCGCCGAGAATTTCGCCGTATTTAGAATCGGCGATCACCTTGACGATGCCGCCTCGCTCGTTGACCGCCATCGCCCGACCTAGCGAGCCCGGTTGAAACTTGCCGATGCGCAGGTCGTAGCCTTGCTCTTTGGCCTCTTTCTCGGTCAGCCCAACGCTGGCAATTTCTGGCACGGTGTAGACGACGTTGGGCACGGCTTTGTAGTCCATCTGTCGGCTTAAGCCGTAGCAGTTCTCAGCAGCGAAGATGCCTTCCATCGAGGCCACGTGCGCCAGTTGGATGCGGCCGGTGCAGTCGCCGATCGCGAACACGTTGGCTATGTTGGTGCGCATAAAGGGATCGACTTCGATGCCGCGCTGGTGGGTTTTGATGCCGAGCTCTTCAAGCCCTATGTTCTCGATGTTCGGCTTGCGGCCGACGCCCAACAGGACCAACTCGGCTTCGAGCATCTCGACGCCTTTGCCGGTTTCGATTTGAAGCTGCCACTGGCCTTTGACCCTCTCGGCGGACTTGGCCGATGCGCCGGTCATGATTTTGATGCCTTGGCGAGAGAGCTGTCGCTCGGCCTCTTTGGCAATGTCGGCGTCCATGGTGGGCACGATCTGATCCATCAGTTCCAGGACGACCACTTTTGAGCCCATGGCGTTGAAGACGTAGGCGAACTCAAGGCCGACCGCGCCGCCGCCGATGATAATCATCGACTTGGGCACAAAGGGCGCGTTGACCGCGTCGTCGCTGGTCCAGACGTTCTCGCCGTCCAAGCCCGGAATTGGAAGCTTGATCGCTCTAGAGCCGGTCGCGATGATGATGTTTTTGGCCGTTATCGCACGCTTGCCGCCTTTGTCGTCGATCACTTCGATCGTGTTGGGATCGACCAATTTGCCCGTACCGCCGATGTGTTCGATCTTATGTTTCTTAAAGAGGTTGGCGATGCCGCCGCGCAGGGTGGTTACGACTTTCTCCTTCCGGGCTTGCATTGCGGCAAAGTCGTAGCCAACGTCGCCATTGACCTGGACGCCCATGTCTTTGGCGTGCAAAACGTGCTGATACCGCTCGGCGTTGGCGATCATGACCTTGCTGGGGATACAGCCCCAGTTGAGGCAGGTGCCGCCTAAGAACTCCTTTTCGATGCAGCCTACTTTTCCGCCCATCTCGGCGGATAGTTGTCCGGCGCGGATGGCGGCGACGTATCCGCCCGGCCCGGCGCCTAAGACGATGGTTTCAAACTCATATGATGAACTCGACATTCGAGTCGCCTCCTCGGGTTGTGCGATGGAATCGATCTGCCCGATTAGAATGGGGTTGACGTCGGTTGTCAAAGCCCCTTCGATCATGGGGCTTCGGACAAGGGTTTGGTTCGATTCCATCGCGATTGGTTTGCTGGTGCCCGGGGCGGGACTCGAACCCGCACGGGCAAAGCCCAGGGGATTTTAAGTCCACCGCGTCTGCCATTCCGCCACCCGGGCCAGATCAGCAGATTTAGTATACCTATGGGCGATTAAACGGCGCCCAGGCCGCGATCCAAGTCCCAAATCAAGTCGTCAAGCGTCTCCAATCCGATGGACAGTCGGATCAGTTCGGGGCCAACGCCGCACATTTCGAGTTCTTCGTTCGAAAGTTGCTGATGGGTGGTGGAGGCGGGGTGAATGACGAGGCTCTTGGCATCGCCCACGTTGGCCAGGTGGCTGAAGAGCTGCAGGTTGTGGATGAAGCGTTTGCCGGCCTCCCGCGGTTCGTTCGATTTGAGGCCGAAGGCAAAGATCGAGCCGGCGCCTTTGGGCAGATAGTTTTGCGCTTTGGCGTAATCGGGATGGCTGGGCAATCCGGCATAGGAGACCCACGCGACTTTGGGATGTTCGCTGAGCCATTTGGCCACGGCGACGGCATTTTGGACGTGCCGATCCATGCGGATGGAAAGCGTCTCCAGCCCGAGCAGCAAGAGAAAGGCATTAAAGGGCGATAGGCAGGCGCCCGTATCGCGCAGCGTCTCTGCCCGTGCCTTCATTAGGAAGCCGTAGTGTCCAAACGTCTCATAAAACTTTAGGCCATGATAGGAAGCGGACGGCTCTGAAATGGTCGGGTAGCTGGAATAGTCGAACTGGCCCGATTCGGCCAGCACGCCTGCGATCGCCGCGCCGTGTCCGCCTATGAACTTGGTGGCGGAGTGGACGACGATGGTGGCGCCGTGCTCGATAGGTCGGCATAGCCAAGGGGTGGCAAAGGTGTTATCGACGATCAGCGGGATGCGATGGGCGTCGGCGATGTCCGCGACAGTGCGAATGTCGAGAATGGCGCCTTGGGGGTTGCCGATGGTCTCGCCATATAGGGCGCGGGTGTTGGGCTTGATCGCCGCTTCCCAAGCGGAGAGGTCTCCCGGATCGACGAAGGTCGTTTCGATGCTCAACTTTTTGAGGGTGTGTACAAACTGGGTGTAGGTGCCGCCATAGAGCTTGGAGGAGGCGACCAGGTGGTCGCCGGGCTGCATAAGAGTCATGACGGCGGCCAGTTGCGCCGCCATGCCGCTAGCGGTCGCTACCGCTCCTGCGGCGCCCTCCAGCGCGGCTATGCGCTCTTCGAAGACGGCTGTCGTCGGATTGTTGATCCGAGTGTAGATATTGCCGTACTGTTTGAGTTCGAAGAGCTGGGCGGCGTAGTCGGCGTCTGGGAAGACGTAGGAAGTGGTTTGGTAGATGGGCGCTGCGCGGGCGCCGGTGGCTCCGTCGGGAATCTGCCCGGCGTGAAGCATCCGAGTTTCAAATCCAAACTCTCGCCGGTCGCTCATCGTTGGCTATTATACTCAGGGTATGATTCGAGTCCCGAAATGAGCGTCATAGACCGCGTCTTGCCCCATTACGAGGATGCCGAGCTGAGCGCATTGGGCGCGATGATGCTGGACATGCACGCGGCCGAGGCGCTCTCGCACATGCTGCAGCCCGATGATTTCTATGCTCCCCGTCATCGCGTCTTGTTTAACGCAATTCAGGAGCTGACGCGACGGAGCGACGCAGTGGACCTCGTTACCGTTCGCGCCCAGTTGGAGCGGCAGGACTCGTTGGAAGATGCGGGCGGCTTGGCCTATCTGGCCCATGTGGCCGACTACACTCCCAGCGCATCGAACGCAGAGCATTACGGCCGCCTGGTGAAGGAGGCTTCGATCCTGCGAAGGCTCTACTTCGCTTCGCAAGAGATTTCGAAAATCGTCTTTCAGTCGGAACTGACGGCGAAAGATGCCGTGGACCAGGCCGAACAGTTGGTTTTCGACGTAGCCTCCGAGAAGGACGACCAGAAGCTGGAGTCGGTGGGCGCGCTGTTGACGCCCGCAATGGATCAGATCGAACTGATTCAAAAATCTGGTCGCGGGATGATGGGGCTGCCCACAGGTTTTCGCGATCTGGATCGGATGACCGCCGGTCTGATGAACGGCGATCTGATCATCATCGCGGCACGCCCTAGTATGGGAAAGACCAGCCTGGCGCTCAACATTGCAGAGAACATTGCCCACAGCGGCGAGGTAGCGGTCGCTCTCTTTAGTCTCGAAATGTCCAAGGAGCAGTTGGTTACGAGGTTATTGTGCGCTGAGGCCAAAGTCAATTCGCAGCGCATACGTCTGGGGGCCATCAGCGACAGCGATTGGACGAAGCTGACCAAGGCGTGCAACCGCTTGGATCGAGCGCCGCTTTACATTGACGACACCCCTGCAGCGACAATGTTCGATATTCGAGCAAAGTGCCGGAGGTTGAGAGACGAAAAGCCGTTGGGCCTGGTCGTTATCGACTACTTGCAGCTCATGTCCACGGCCAATCGGTCCGAGAATCGCAATCAAGAGATTGCGGAGATTGCGCGCGGGCTCAAGGCTTTCGCGCGCGACTTTAAGACTCCTGTGATCGCCCTTTCTCAACTGAGTCGAGCCATAGAAAAGCGCACCAGCAACGAGCCCTTGCTATCCGACCTGCGCGAGAGCGGCGCGATTGAGGCAGAAGCCGACGTCGTGATGTTCATTCATCGCGATCTGTACTACGACAAGAAGGAGGCCCAAGACGAGGAACCGGTCGAAGGTCACGACCGCACCGAAACGGCCGACATCATCATCGCCAAACAGCGCAACGGTCCGACGGGCAAGGTGCGCATTGGCTTTCAGCCTGACTACACCAAGTTTGTAACGCTGGAGCGCAGCACGCCGCCAGACGACGACTATTAGTGCCGCAGCATCTGGCGCAGTTCCGACTGGATGCCTGCGTAGTTGAGGGCGTCTTCCTCGGTGATCAAGCCCGTTCGAACGTACTTGTGCAGGCACTGGTTCATCGTCTGCATTCCCCAGAAACTGCCCTCTGCGATCGCGCGATAGATCTCGCCAAAGTGGGCGTCCTCGATCAGTTTGGCGATGGTCGGCGTGTTGATCATGATCTCGATAGCGGCGATTCGGCCTTTGCCGCCGGAGCGCGGCACGAGTTTTTGCGCCATAACGGCTCTGAGGGAGTTTGACAGTCGTTCGGCCACCAGCTTCTTGTCTTGGGGCGGGAACATGTTGACGATTCGGTCCAGGGTTTCCGCAGCGCTGGGCGTGTGGACCGTAGAGAAGACGAAGTGGCCCGTTTCGGCGGCTTGCAGACAGGTCTGCATCGTTTCTGGGTCGCGCATTTCGCCGATCAGGATGATGTCCGGGCTTTCTCGCACCACGTATCGAAGCGCGTCGAGAAACGATTCGCAGTCGATGCCGACCTCGCGCTGGCTGACGATGCTGAGCTTATCGTCGTGCACAAATTCGATCGGGTCTTCGATCGTTACGATATGGGACTTGCGAACGTCGTTGATGCGGTCGATCATGGCCGCCAGCGTGGTCGATTTTCCGCATCCCGTCGGCCCGGTGATCAGCACCAACCCTTGTCGCACTCTGCAGAGCCCGTCCAGAGTTTTGGGCGTTTGGGGGTCTTCCGGCCAAAGTTCCTCCAATTGAGGCTTATTGATCGGAATCAGACGAAAGACGCCGGAGACGGTGCCGCGCTGCTGATAGACGTTGGCGCGCACGCGGCAAGCGTCGGCTACGGCAAAGGCCAAGTCGATGGAGAGACGGTGTTCAAAGCGCGCGATCTGTTCGTGCGACATCATGCTAAAGCAGAGGTCGCGGGATTCCGATGGCGACAGCGTCTCCAAGCCCTCGAACGGTTGAATTTTTCCATCCAATCGAATGGTCGGGGGGCCATAGGCTTTGATGAAAATGTCCGACGCTTTCAGTTCAAAGGCTCTCAACACCAGTTCTTCCATCGTTACCATTGATCGTAAGTCTCCTATTGACGGGATTTTTCTGGGGCTATCGCGTTCGAATGCAGTTTTCGCCGCATTGTGGCATAGACGGCGATTGAAACGACCGTCGCGACGACAAAGCTGGCGAAAATCCCCGCCCAGAGGTAAGGAGAAGGCTGAGTCTGCCGGGCGGGGGGGGGCGGCGGTTCTTTTGGCGCGAGTTTCGGAATAGTCAGAGCTGCCGGGTCGTGAGCCTTGAGCCTTATAAAGAACTCCCATGCGCCTGGTTGTATCGTCGATCGCATGGAGAGCGAATCGGAATCAAATTGCAACGGGCCGGCATAGGCAACGGTTGCGGCCGGCAGCGCGATGATCCGAAGGGTGTCGTATTCGGCAAAAGCGGCCAAAATGGGATCGAGCCAAGCGGCGCCGGCGGTGGTGTCGATCAGTCCGGATGCCTGCGCTTCGACGACGGTCAAGTAGTCGGAAGGTTTGGGATTGTTGGCTAGAGTGCGCTCTTGCGACTTGACGTTAGTCAATGTCATGCCCGCTTTGTCTCCCATGGCTTTCGCATGGCGATCGACCGTTTCTCTGTCGGCTTTGAAGGCATAGGTCCAGGTAACGACTTCGGAACCGTTGCCCTGAGGCATGACGAGCAGTACGACGTCCGGCTTTGTAGACAGCGAAGGTTCGTCTTGGGAGAATGCGCATTGGCAGACCAAGATTGCAGCCATCATTGTCGAGCCAAGAACGCCGCGCATAGCGCTCTATTGTACCTGCGCCTTTTTGGGGCCGCCTATCAGCGCTCGGCTCAAGTCATCGGCTGTAAAGCCAAAACCCGGCGTCTTTGCCAGGTTTTGGCCGATTTTGGCGTGATGCCAGGCGCCTGCGATTGCGGCATTTAACGGCGAGAGGCCTTGCGCCAAGAGACCGCCTATCAGCCCCGCAAGAACGTCGCCCGAGCCTGCCGTGGCTAATGCCGGTTCTGAGACTGGGATCGCGAACAGTTCGTCGCCTTGGGCGACCAGCGTGCAGGCGCCTTTGAGCACGACGACGGCGTTGAACGCTCGAGCGAGTTCTTTTGCAGCCTGCATACGGTCGGACTGGATCTGCTCGACCGTTTTCTTAAGGAGTCTGGCTGCCTCGCCAGGATGCGGCGTTAGGACGGCGTTCGACATCAGATCGATCGGCGGTTTCTCTGCCAGCGCATTGAGGCCGTCGGCATCGATCGCCTTTGGGGCAGAGATTGCTTCAATGAGACTTCTGGCAAACGCTCTCGCCTTGTCGCTCTCGCCCAATCCGGGACCGATGATCGCCGCGTCTGTGTTCGCATCGAATGGGTCTTCAAGACTTTTCGTCATCAGTTCCGGGTAGTAGGCGGCTGTAACCGATCGTGTTTCGGAGGGCACGAACAGCGTTACCAACCCAGCGCCCGAGCGCAAGGCGGAGATGCCGCTGAGCGCGGGAGCGCCCGGCATAGAGGCGCTGCCTCCAAAAACGCATACCCGCCCTCGATGGCCCTTGTGAGCATCGGGCGAATGCAGAGGCCACAGATCGCTGGCATCGAGGACGACGCTCGCGATGCGCTCATCTTGGGTTGGCGCTGCAAGGCCGATGTCGGCGATTAAGGCGCGGCCACAGTGAGACGGTCCGTTTTGAAGATACAATCCCGATTTCGGCAGGCCCAAGGCAACTGTGATGTCGGCTCGTACGATTTCGCCTAGACTGGCTCCTGTGTCGGCGTCTAAGCCGGATGGGAGATCGACCGCAATGACAGGTTTGCCGCTTTGGTTGACAGCGCGAACCGCTTCGGCATAGACAGAAGCGAGGCTGCCGCGGGCGCCCGTGCCGAGGAGGCCGTCGATAATCAAACAATAGTCCGAGAGCGGCCCTATGCCTTGCCGAATCTCTACGCCAGCACACTGAGCGCGCTCGAGCTGAATTGTCGCGTCGTCCGACAGATCGATAGGAGCCGCGATCAAGAAAGCGGTCGTATCGGCGCCGCGCTGTTTCAACAGTCGAAGGGCGACCAAGGCGTCGCCGCCGTTGTTTCCCTTGCCGCAGATGGCTGCTACGGGTCCGATGGTTATCAGTTCGAGGGCCGCGCCTGCTACCGCTTCGCCCGCGCGCTCCATCAAGTCAAGCGAGGAGACGCTCGTCATGGCGGCTCGTTCCAGCAGCCGCATCTGTTCTGCCGTTACGATCGGTATAGATCGCATGTTTGGGATTGTACCTATCAAAGAAAGAAAGCTCGGTCGGAGCGGTTGCCCCGACCGAGCCGGAGGACTTAGACGCACAAGGCCTGGGTGCTACCAGTTTCGAAGAACGATGTCGGGGCCCAAGGGCGGGCAGTCCCAATCGTCCGGATAGCTAGCCGAACCGGTCTTTCGAAGGTGCACGCCGTACCAGACCACGAGGTTCTGGTTGACCGTGCTCTCTCGATTGGCGAAGCTATCGATCTTGATTTGCGTGCCGCTCTGTCCGGTGCCGCTGTCGTCGATCTGCTGATCGGTAGTGCCGTTGCCGGCATATCGAAGCACCCAGAGGTCGCCCTTGCCATAGTCGACGGGGCTGGTGCCTGGCCAGTTGGTGTAGCCGTCCTTCTCGTTCGGGATGATCTCGGCCACTTCGCCGCTGGCGGTGTTGCGCACTCGCCAGCGCCGGTCGACGCCTGGCCGCCGAAATCGCTTGCTCTCCATTCGGATCAGATCCCATCGAGCGCGCGGGTCGCGGGTAGGGTTGTCAATCTCCTCGACCACGTGGTCGGCTGTGCCGTTCAGGTCAAAGTCAAGTCGCCAATAGGCGTGGTGGGTTCGACCCGAGCAGACGCACGACTGCATGGTGTAGCCATACTTAAAGCGCGGTCGGATGATGCCGTCGCGATGGAAGCGCCACTCCATGATGTAGCGGTACCAACCAGCGGAGCACTCGCACATCATCACCAGTTCGTTGCCGCTTTCATAAACGCCGACTCCGGTGAAGTTGCCTGCATCGTTCCGCACGTCGCAAATATTGGTCGAGGGGTTGTTCGACCAGCGGTAGCCTGGACCTAAGTCTGTGCCCGTGGCGGTGATACAGTTCTCGTTGTACATCCAGTCTCGGTAGGGTCCGCAGGCGTTGCCGTCGTAGTAGACGTTCAGTACGGGCAGTCCGCCTCGCTTGAGCACGCGCTTGCCCATATAATCGACCGAGAAGATCTCTATCCCGCTTCCGCTGCCTCCCGAGGAGGACGACGGTCGCGTGGTATTGATGCGCCAGACGGGATTGCCGGTGGGCCACTCGATCCAGATGTTGCCAGCCAGGCCTCGGCCGTTCGATCCGCACGCGCTGGACGGCGCGCCGCACGCCATGATGAAGGCATCGCCAAACTCCACCGTATTGTTGACCAGATCGACCCAATAGACCGCATGATCGGGGTTGCCGGACAGGATGCCAGCGTCGTTAAAGTGCACGATGACCGAAACGGTTCGGTTGACGGGAGGCTTGCCGCCGATGGGCATTGCGTCAAATCTACGCTTGACTCCGGGCTCGGCGACGTAGTCGAGAACCGAAGGCATTCCTCTCGATGTCGTCGCGCGGCCTGTGCGGAGCGGCTCGCCAAACTTAGGATGCTGTCGGACGATCTCGACGGCATGGAGGTGCTCCTCCCAGCTCGATTCGGGCTGATGCTCCATGCGCTTGACTTCGACGTTTCGAGCGCGGGGGAAATCCGCCATGACCTCGAGGGGCTCGTTGCGGTCGTAATTGTAAATCTGTAGCCGATAGGCGCCGGGCGTAACCGGCAGTCCATTGCGGTCGAACGTCATTTCGGGGATGATCTGCACCACCCGATAGCGAGCGTTCTCTAAAGACTTCAGTTTGGGATGTCGCACAATGCCTGCGACGAAGTCCTCGATCATTCGGTCGGTTACTTCATAAGCCAGACCTGCCGAGATAGTTGTGCCGCGCACTGGCATCAAGTTTTCGCCAGTGGGGCGCAACGGCAACCGCATCGGGTTCTCGGTTTTCAAACCTTGCAACGCCCTGTACATCCGTTTCATCGGTGTAGTATCCTCCTGCTTTCATTGCGACCGCAACAGGCCGCGTAGTCTAATTATGGCCTATCGGCCGGGTTTGACCGGCAAATGGCGGCTTAAGGCCGCCCAGCCCATAGTATATTATACGGCGCTTTTGCAACGGTTCGGCTTCCGAGACGGCAGGAAATCTTGGCAGGCGCCGAAAATAAGAGTCCTGTTGGAGGATCTATGCGATCGACATTACTGATTTTGAGCCTATGGGCCGCCTTGGGCGCAGGGTCTCAAGAATTGGACGAATACATAAAGGAAAGACAGTCGAAGGGCGTGAAGGGCCTGACGACATCGGCCGCTATCGACGTTCTGGCGGGCAGTTGCACGATCGAAGTCGAAGGCATTGTTCAAGGCACCGTTTCTTGCGACGGCGCAATCTCAGTGCTGCTTAAGACGTCGGACGGGAAGAGCGTAAGCCTTCAATGCGCCCAGTGGCCGGAGTGGGCCGGGGTTGGTCGAACGCCTGTACGGGTCATTGTCCAATTCGATCGCGAGAACGAGATCGTGGCGCCTAGCTATCGGGCCCTGGCAGTGGCCGTCGCAAGC belongs to Armatimonadota bacterium and includes:
- a CDS encoding lysophospholipid acyltransferase family protein produces the protein MGKKRLIKRAELFAGRNALKFFSILFRALPWNLAYSIGRGAGSAAYRLSKKRRRIAHQNLTLAFPHLSTQDRSAIARRLFKNLGMGIVDFFKMPSLSDDPFWRRVEFCGQEAIDEALAEGRGLLFVTGHFGAWEIMGSAMARLGYDFSVVARDTNDEETTDLVNQTREKAGMSVHARGNAARFILSKLKANKVIGIVPDQNAGDAFITFFGHPVGTVVGPAVMSLRTGAAIVTAFAIRKPDGSIRVEAERMVLGADERAIMQSIHDAIERYARAYPDQYLWIHDRWKSARQAGMLG
- a CDS encoding DUF255 domain-containing protein, whose protein sequence is MANRLSDEKSPYLLQHAHNPIDWMPWGDEAFEKARAERKPIFLSVGYAACHWCHVMERESFESEEIARILNERFVSIKVDREERPDVDEVYMTAVQLITRRGGWPMSVFLMPDGDPFYAGTYFPPDVFKTVLTNVVAAFDRDYLALKKEASAVAEAVRSALNFKASEVKGEPDIRVLANYLEQTQRTFDWEHGGFGGAPKFPPGMALPLLLWVAQSSEQPVALQMALKTLREMALGGFHDLVGGGFHRYSTDRGWFVPHFEKMLTDNALLIRAYAEAWSITGEPVFRLVAEAAADWALREMRLREGAFACSIDADSEGEEGRFYTWTVDEIREVLPDDSAIPFCKAFGALKEGNYLEEATGEATGRNILRAESFEALPSFMSERRALLEARDRRPRPLLDDKALTGWNGLMIGALAYAGGAFDRTDYIDAAQLAADFVWQTMKVENGLLRRYRDGEAGISAFLEDYALFGGGLVALAAVTKDLDYLRRAETLADEMIEQFADTEHGGFFNAGSANETLIARSKAAHDSALPCGNGAATMFLAHLALVTDEPRYRQLALEAAGSVWNLILASPQGSESLLYALAMLQQGGVEIQEAVPVPQLEGGVIAPNVRLEPDAIVLELLISEGWRVYAPGHAPPNMTPLQATFSTDLPLELQPAVMPLAQREGDFAVYKGELAIRAPFAVATDANVGEGRILIELTYQACSDNACLAPLTLNLVTRVAIGE
- the lpdA gene encoding dihydrolipoyl dehydrogenase produces the protein MSSSSYEFETIVLGAGPGGYVAAIRAGQLSAEMGGKVGCIEKEFLGGTCLNWGCIPSKVMIANAERYQHVLHAKDMGVQVNGDVGYDFAAMQARKEKVVTTLRGGIANLFKKHKIEHIGGTGKLVDPNTIEVIDDKGGKRAITAKNIIIATGSRAIKLPIPGLDGENVWTSDDAVNAPFVPKSMIIIGGGAVGLEFAYVFNAMGSKVVVLELMDQIVPTMDADIAKEAERQLSRQGIKIMTGASAKSAERVKGQWQLQIETGKGVEMLEAELVLLGVGRKPNIENIGLEELGIKTHQRGIEVDPFMRTNIANVFAIGDCTGRIQLAHVASMEGIFAAENCYGLSRQMDYKAVPNVVYTVPEIASVGLTEKEAKEQGYDLRIGKFQPGSLGRAMAVNERGGIVKVIADSKYGEILGAHICGPHASDLLQEAVLAIKLEATLDDLAETIHPHPTLTEALMEAFHDAAGHCIHKM
- a CDS encoding O-acetylhomoserine aminocarboxypropyltransferase/cysteine synthase, giving the protein MSDRREFGFETRMLHAGQIPDGATGARAAPIYQTTSYVFPDADYAAQLFELKQYGNIYTRINNPTTAVFEERIAALEGAAGAVATASGMAAQLAAVMTLMQPGDHLVASSKLYGGTYTQFVHTLKKLSIETTFVDPGDLSAWEAAIKPNTRALYGETIGNPQGAILDIRTVADIADAHRIPLIVDNTFATPWLCRPIEHGATIVVHSATKFIGGHGAAIAGVLAESGQFDYSSYPTISEPSASYHGLKFYETFGHYGFLMKARAETLRDTGACLSPFNAFLLLLGLETLSIRMDRHVQNAVAVAKWLSEHPKVAWVSYAGLPSHPDYAKAQNYLPKGAGSIFAFGLKSNEPREAGKRFIHNLQLFSHLANVGDAKSLVIHPASTTHQQLSNEELEMCGVGPELIRLSIGLETLDDLIWDLDRGLGAV
- the dnaB gene encoding replicative DNA helicase; this translates as MSVIDRVLPHYEDAELSALGAMMLDMHAAEALSHMLQPDDFYAPRHRVLFNAIQELTRRSDAVDLVTVRAQLERQDSLEDAGGLAYLAHVADYTPSASNAEHYGRLVKEASILRRLYFASQEISKIVFQSELTAKDAVDQAEQLVFDVASEKDDQKLESVGALLTPAMDQIELIQKSGRGMMGLPTGFRDLDRMTAGLMNGDLIIIAARPSMGKTSLALNIAENIAHSGEVAVALFSLEMSKEQLVTRLLCAEAKVNSQRIRLGAISDSDWTKLTKACNRLDRAPLYIDDTPAATMFDIRAKCRRLRDEKPLGLVVIDYLQLMSTANRSENRNQEIAEIARGLKAFARDFKTPVIALSQLSRAIEKRTSNEPLLSDLRESGAIEAEADVVMFIHRDLYYDKKEAQDEEPVEGHDRTETADIIIAKQRNGPTGKVRIGFQPDYTKFVTLERSTPPDDDY